From Candidatus Poribacteria bacterium, the proteins below share one genomic window:
- a CDS encoding DUF368 domain-containing protein yields MNSLQLFVNGFLIGIANIIPGMSGGTLALVLGIYERLIGALRRIGFSTVKKLLGVVRLKRHAFTEAGDELRRIDFGFLALLGIGAIAALLLTSKLIVYLLNNQHNATYGFFSGLILTSILIPARMLKGFGVKESIVLLIAVALILGLSLGMGEKQLERVAYKSGDAAAMESPAESAAEFPTYWELGLFFGSGALAVSAMILPGISGSFLMLALGVYFPLLTAINTLIEGVPKLLKGILSEAMLGSLLILGFAAIGCLFGLLAFTRLLNYLLERYRNLTIAFLIGLMIGSLYGLWPFREFAMVDGERIDTAHILPQLDINLLITMGAFLIGCGVIFLFTRLEN; encoded by the coding sequence ATGAATTCACTCCAGCTTTTTGTTAACGGTTTTCTGATAGGTATTGCTAATATTATCCCCGGTATGAGTGGCGGGACCCTCGCACTCGTTTTGGGCATCTATGAACGACTCATCGGGGCATTGCGGCGTATCGGGTTTTCAACGGTTAAAAAATTGCTTGGGGTCGTCCGACTAAAGAGGCATGCCTTCACAGAAGCCGGAGACGAACTTCGCCGTATCGATTTCGGCTTTCTGGCACTGTTAGGAATTGGCGCGATCGCTGCCCTATTGCTTACGTCAAAACTGATTGTCTATCTACTGAACAATCAGCACAATGCGACTTACGGTTTCTTTAGCGGGTTGATTTTGACATCTATTCTGATACCGGCGCGAATGCTAAAAGGGTTTGGTGTCAAGGAATCGATTGTCCTGTTAATTGCCGTTGCGCTGATATTAGGCTTGTCTCTCGGTATGGGTGAAAAACAATTGGAACGGGTTGCGTATAAGTCGGGAGATGCCGCAGCAATGGAGAGTCCTGCCGAAAGCGCAGCTGAATTTCCAACGTATTGGGAGCTTGGACTCTTTTTTGGAAGCGGGGCATTGGCTGTTTCAGCGATGATTCTACCCGGCATCAGTGGTTCCTTCCTGATGCTCGCTTTGGGGGTCTATTTTCCGCTCTTAACGGCGATAAATACGTTAATAGAGGGTGTGCCGAAATTACTCAAAGGCATTTTATCCGAAGCGATGTTAGGGAGTTTGCTGATACTCGGTTTCGCCGCGATTGGATGCTTGTTTGGGCTTCTTGCATTCACACGGTTACTCAACTATCTACTGGAACGTTACCGGAACCTGACGATCGCCTTTCTCATCGGTTTGATGATCGGTTCACTTTACGGGTTATGGCCCTTTCGCGAGTTTGCGATGGTTGATGGGGAACGGATAGATACCGCCCACATCTTACCGCAGCTCGATATAAATCTACTGATTACGATGGGGGCTTTTCTAATCGGCTGTGGTGTGATTTTTCTGTTTACCCGTTTGGAGAATTAG
- a CDS encoding transposase, translated as MKRTYKYRVYPTSDQERWLYAELKHQKRLYNYMLQMRSQMWEYGKVSVSKYDQINHLAKLRENSHYSDHPQDMQVSTIKRVDVAYDHFFDRCKDPKERKKGHPQFKRSVRSVSWSLRKYKVKDKATGTFKRVRQNPIRETGSRLNRLKVPNLGEVKVRRHRPFSGDPKEVTLKKTARGWYCFIVCEVPETLKCVPKSAWGVDVGTQDFLTTSTGEKRPNPCFYRQAERKLAKLQRDLSRKQYKSRRWYKAKDALAKQANIVACQRLDFIAKTAYWLFHHKGVDAVVAEKLKPSNMVKNRYLAKSISDASWGMFFDWCAWAAKRDGKHFHQVPAHHTSQTCSACCQKSAIRLKLSDRVFHCAFCGFKLDRDHNAALNILHRAACALRGEVWDAILCETRNPLLLQACWG; from the coding sequence ATGAAACGCACTTACAAATATCGAGTATACCCTACCAGTGATCAAGAACGCTGGCTTTATGCCGAGTTGAAGCACCAGAAACGCTTGTATAACTACATGCTTCAGATGCGTTCGCAAATGTGGGAATATGGTAAGGTGTCGGTATCGAAGTATGACCAGATAAACCACCTTGCGAAACTGCGTGAAAACTCGCATTATTCCGATCATCCGCAGGATATGCAGGTATCTACAATTAAGCGCGTTGATGTGGCTTATGACCACTTCTTTGATAGGTGTAAAGACCCTAAAGAGAGAAAGAAAGGACACCCCCAATTCAAGCGTTCTGTCCGTTCTGTGTCTTGGAGTCTGCGTAAATACAAAGTCAAAGATAAAGCGACAGGTACATTTAAACGCGTCCGTCAAAATCCTATCCGTGAAACAGGTTCGCGTTTGAATCGGTTGAAAGTCCCAAATCTTGGTGAAGTGAAAGTCAGAAGGCATCGTCCCTTCAGTGGAGACCCGAAAGAGGTCACGTTGAAAAAGACGGCGCGTGGCTGGTATTGCTTTATCGTTTGCGAAGTGCCTGAGACGCTGAAATGTGTTCCGAAATCCGCGTGGGGTGTGGATGTCGGGACGCAAGACTTTCTGACGACTTCCACGGGTGAGAAGAGACCTAACCCTTGCTTTTACCGCCAAGCCGAGCGTAAACTTGCGAAACTTCAGCGTGATTTGTCGCGTAAGCAATACAAAAGCCGCAGATGGTATAAGGCGAAAGACGCTTTGGCGAAACAAGCGAATATTGTTGCCTGCCAACGACTTGATTTTATCGCAAAAACAGCGTATTGGCTTTTTCACCATAAAGGCGTTGATGCCGTTGTTGCTGAGAAACTTAAACCAAGTAACATGGTCAAGAACCGGTACCTTGCCAAGTCTATCTCTGATGCTTCTTGGGGTATGTTCTTTGACTGGTGTGCTTGGGCTGCCAAACGCGATGGTAAACATTTCCATCAAGTGCCAGCACACCACACAAGTCAAACCTGTTCGGCATGTTGTCAAAAATCGGCTATTAGACTGAAGTTGTCCGATCGTGTGTTCCATTGTGCATTCTGTGGTTTTAAACTTGACCGCGACCACAACGCGGCTCTAAATATCCTACATAGGGCGGCTTGCGCCCTTCGTGGAGAGGTATGGGATGCCATCCTCTGTGAAACGAGAAACCCACTACTATTGCAGGCTTGTTGGGGTTAA
- a CDS encoding PIG-L family deacetylase: MFRKIVIPILILALLGTIGGNTAMADTGEMAGTTNASEVWRALQRLQTTATVLHTVAHPDDENGALLTWLSRARGIRTGLYSTTRGEGGANLIGSELFDALGIVRTEEHLASVRYYGIDLFFSSAVDFGYSKRLDETLEKWDYEMLLEDMVRLIRFYRPDVIISRFQGNRQDGHGHHQASGVVTLEAFRVAGDVNRFPEHLSEGLHPWQPKKLYISRSRWRRSNTATGDAPVLKIDTGEYNALLGLSYSQIARQGLSYQRSQGAGQTRASKGSSVAELRLVDTTLSEQPNPENTLFDGLDTTISDMAKLANTATLNAEFAQLQNSVDAAVRDYDARQPWTIVPHLVSGLRTTRGLIEKIQEADINSSDQSHLLFLLRNKEQEFMTAANAALGVSLEVLVQPTGERSLDTFTVAIPGQKFSIGIRMVNPAPVAAEFINAWLDTPEGWDTHQIQGDEDAKEMTPIETNKPVSIAFGVEVPQNAAYTQPYWSRASEYHDAVYTLNHPAARFLPFTPPEVHGVVTYRVDGVDFIVTQPAQTRSINRPWGERRRLLTVAPAISLSVSPRIGVIPISESTMMGGKTTFIATVEMLNNVKGESEGTLSLKLPDGWQVSPENAPFAFTHEGASKTFTFQVSTEDVEAGSVYTIQAVATHNGKEYTTGYQTIDHRDLEPRHLYHSATMTLHSISLELPQKNLSVGYIMGVGDKVPEALEQIGIDVEMLDREELRTGDLNRFDTILVGIRAYAVRRDLVAYNSRLLDYVHKGGNLIVQYQTPEFDAAPFGPYPYTMGRRPEEVSEEDSQVTILMPDNPIFRSPNQITEADFDGWVEERGSKFLTEWDANYQALLTCNDREQEPQHGGFMYAEYGQGTYTYAAYAFYRQLPAGVGGAYRLFINMLTLGQ; encoded by the coding sequence ATGTTCAGAAAAATTGTAATACCAATTTTGATTCTGGCACTACTCGGAACAATAGGGGGGAATACGGCTATGGCAGACACCGGAGAAATGGCAGGCACAACGAACGCTTCGGAAGTTTGGCGTGCTTTGCAACGTCTACAGACAACCGCCACCGTCCTACACACCGTTGCGCACCCCGATGATGAAAACGGCGCGTTGTTGACATGGCTCAGCAGGGCACGTGGTATCAGAACGGGATTATACTCAACCACGCGGGGTGAAGGTGGCGCAAACCTCATTGGGTCCGAATTATTCGACGCGTTGGGTATCGTCCGAACCGAGGAACATCTTGCCTCTGTCCGCTACTACGGTATAGACCTTTTTTTCAGCAGTGCTGTTGATTTCGGTTATTCCAAGCGACTCGACGAAACTCTGGAAAAATGGGACTATGAGATGCTCTTGGAAGATATGGTCCGCCTGATTCGTTTCTACCGTCCCGATGTCATCATCTCTCGATTTCAAGGGAATCGTCAAGATGGACATGGACACCATCAGGCATCTGGAGTTGTGACTTTGGAGGCATTCCGTGTCGCAGGCGATGTGAATCGGTTCCCAGAACACCTTTCCGAAGGACTACACCCGTGGCAACCGAAGAAACTCTATATCTCACGCTCCAGATGGCGACGCAGCAACACCGCAACCGGTGATGCGCCCGTTCTAAAAATCGATACAGGCGAATACAATGCTTTGTTGGGGCTTTCATATTCTCAGATTGCACGGCAAGGACTTAGCTACCAACGTTCACAAGGTGCCGGACAGACACGCGCATCCAAGGGTTCTTCGGTTGCAGAATTGCGATTAGTGGACACAACCCTATCCGAGCAACCAAACCCTGAAAACACGTTATTTGATGGACTCGACACAACGATTTCAGACATGGCGAAACTCGCCAACACCGCCACTCTGAATGCGGAGTTTGCGCAACTTCAGAATAGTGTTGATGCCGCCGTCCGCGACTACGATGCCCGTCAGCCTTGGACGATTGTCCCTCATCTCGTAAGCGGGTTAAGGACAACTCGCGGGTTAATCGAAAAGATACAGGAAGCGGACATCAATAGCAGTGATCAATCACATCTCCTTTTCTTACTTAGGAATAAAGAACAGGAATTTATGACTGCTGCGAACGCCGCGCTTGGGGTGTCATTGGAAGTGCTTGTTCAACCCACCGGGGAACGCTCGCTTGACACTTTTACTGTCGCAATTCCTGGTCAAAAATTTTCAATCGGAATTCGGATGGTGAATCCGGCACCGGTCGCCGCTGAATTCATCAATGCCTGGCTCGACACGCCTGAAGGTTGGGACACGCATCAAATACAAGGAGACGAGGACGCGAAAGAGATGACCCCTATAGAGACGAACAAACCTGTCTCTATCGCATTCGGGGTGGAAGTGCCACAAAATGCGGCGTACACGCAACCTTATTGGTCGCGGGCATCCGAATATCACGATGCAGTCTATACACTCAATCATCCAGCGGCCCGTTTTCTACCCTTCACACCACCTGAGGTTCATGGCGTTGTAACCTACCGCGTGGACGGTGTGGACTTTATAGTAACGCAGCCCGCCCAAACGCGTTCGATTAACCGACCTTGGGGTGAAAGACGGCGTTTGCTAACGGTTGCCCCTGCCATTAGTCTATCTGTCTCACCTCGTATCGGCGTTATTCCAATCTCTGAATCTACGATGATGGGTGGGAAAACGACCTTTATTGCAACGGTGGAGATGCTTAATAATGTAAAGGGTGAATCGGAAGGAACACTTTCGCTCAAACTTCCGGACGGATGGCAGGTGTCACCTGAAAACGCGCCTTTCGCCTTCACACACGAAGGTGCAAGCAAGACGTTTACTTTTCAGGTATCTACTGAGGACGTGGAAGCGGGTAGTGTATACACAATTCAAGCAGTCGCTACACATAACGGCAAAGAATATACCACCGGTTATCAGACGATTGATCATCGAGACCTTGAACCGCGTCACCTGTATCACTCTGCCACGATGACGCTTCATAGCATCTCGCTTGAACTTCCACAGAAGAATTTGAGCGTCGGCTATATCATGGGTGTCGGCGATAAAGTTCCTGAGGCTTTGGAACAGATTGGGATCGATGTAGAGATGTTAGACAGAGAGGAACTCCGTACCGGCGATTTGAACCGCTTTGATACGATCCTCGTTGGCATTCGGGCGTACGCCGTGCGACGGGACCTCGTTGCCTATAACAGTAGGCTTCTCGATTACGTGCATAAGGGTGGTAATCTCATCGTCCAATATCAGACCCCGGAATTCGATGCGGCCCCCTTCGGTCCGTATCCTTATACAATGGGCAGACGACCAGAAGAAGTCTCCGAAGAGGATTCACAGGTAACGATTTTGATGCCGGACAATCCTATCTTCCGCAGTCCGAATCAAATTACAGAGGCGGATTTCGATGGGTGGGTTGAGGAGCGCGGTTCTAAATTCCTTACCGAGTGGGACGCAAATTATCAGGCACTCCTCACATGCAACGACCGTGAGCAGGAACCACAACACGGCGGATTTATGTATGCAGAATACGGACAAGGCACCTACACCTACGCCGCTTACGCCTTTTACAGACAACTCCCAGCAGGTGTAGGCGGCGCATATCGCCTTTTCATTAATATGTTAACCCTGGGTCAGTGA
- a CDS encoding glycosyltransferase family 2 protein, producing the protein MEICLLLPAYNESKTIGEIIQESSEFISEIVVIDDGSSDETGEIAIASGAVCLSNAMNRGKGSALRKGFAYALAHGYELIFTMDSDHQHEPADIPRFLEHFHNTRPDILIGARIKHDSRVLMPLHRRVNNRLISYVGSKLCGQQVPDFQSGYRLIRADVLQQVHLETERYETESELLIKAGRLGFRIESLPIQTRYGDEVSHIKPLREMWLFTKLLLRSL; encoded by the coding sequence ATGGAAATATGTCTGCTGCTACCGGCTTACAATGAATCCAAAACAATTGGGGAGATAATTCAGGAGTCATCTGAATTTATCAGCGAAATTGTTGTTATTGACGACGGTTCGTCAGATGAAACAGGTGAGATTGCAATAGCGTCTGGTGCTGTCTGTTTGTCAAATGCTATGAATCGTGGTAAAGGTAGTGCCTTACGAAAAGGCTTCGCTTATGCCCTCGCACACGGTTACGAATTAATCTTCACGATGGACAGCGATCACCAACACGAACCCGCGGATATACCGCGCTTTTTGGAACACTTTCATAACACACGTCCCGATATACTCATCGGGGCAAGGATAAAACATGACTCGCGGGTGTTAATGCCGTTGCATAGGCGTGTCAATAACCGCCTAATTTCTTATGTCGGTTCCAAGTTGTGTGGGCAACAGGTGCCGGATTTCCAATCAGGGTATCGGCTCATTCGTGCTGATGTTTTGCAGCAGGTTCACCTGGAGACGGAGCGTTATGAAACGGAATCTGAACTCCTGATAAAAGCCGGACGACTCGGATTTCGGATTGAGAGTTTACCGATTCAAACACGATATGGCGATGAAGTCAGCCATATTAAACCGCTGCGAGAGATGTGGCTCTTTACAAAATTGTTGCTTCGGAGTTTATAA
- a CDS encoding redoxin domain-containing protein, whose product MRAGPLSSPKIIKLLNTHFVNVWVLLRDLPELQVGAKGANAAALATKLRQHYTDSVDILTLTPDLEVLGHLHNMSLFHPYYLPRSERIPRYLEMLKSSAGVEVAAQKPSEKLNEANIEKSIADLEARLQQHPDNESFFYIYRILIRLYIKAGRENDIDQLIERFKIVNAKTLIAQIYEELGNTELAMEYRSKVTPPLALLGKPVPDFSATDLDGKPISLQQYRGKVVLLDFWAVWNSFCIGDILNVKRIYDTYKDQGFEVIGVSLDTDETKLRNFLKENDISWRQIYSGLERQCPLVKQSDVKSIPARWLIDRDGTLIAHEANHKLISSEGRQADLEKLVAAAVADKPKNQ is encoded by the coding sequence TTGAGAGCGGGTCCGCTCTCCTCACCGAAAATTATTAAGTTGCTCAACACGCACTTTGTGAACGTCTGGGTCTTGCTCAGGGATCTGCCTGAGCTGCAAGTGGGTGCCAAAGGTGCAAATGCAGCTGCCTTGGCAACGAAACTCCGACAACATTACACCGATTCTGTGGATATTCTGACACTCACGCCCGACTTGGAAGTGCTCGGACATCTACACAATATGAGTCTGTTTCATCCGTATTATCTACCTCGCAGTGAGCGGATACCTCGGTATTTAGAAATGTTAAAGTCGTCTGCGGGGGTGGAAGTTGCGGCACAAAAGCCGAGCGAAAAACTCAACGAGGCAAACATTGAAAAATCTATCGCCGATTTGGAAGCGAGGCTTCAGCAACACCCAGATAATGAAAGTTTTTTCTATATCTACCGCATACTTATTCGTCTCTATATTAAAGCTGGACGGGAAAACGATATAGATCAACTTATTGAGCGTTTCAAAATTGTCAACGCTAAAACCCTTATTGCCCAGATTTATGAAGAGTTAGGCAACACCGAACTTGCAATGGAATACCGCAGCAAGGTTACGCCTCCGTTGGCGTTGCTTGGAAAACCTGTTCCGGATTTTTCTGCGACCGATCTTGATGGCAAACCGATTTCGCTCCAGCAATATCGCGGGAAAGTCGTCTTACTCGATTTTTGGGCGGTCTGGAACAGTTTCTGCATCGGTGATATACTGAATGTCAAAAGGATTTACGACACCTATAAAGATCAGGGATTTGAGGTCATTGGGGTTAGCCTTGATACTGATGAAACGAAGCTGCGAAACTTCCTCAAGGAAAATGACATCTCTTGGCGGCAGATTTACAGTGGTCTGGAAAGACAGTGTCCGCTTGTGAAACAGTCTGATGTTAAATCTATTCCAGCCCGGTGGCTTATTGATAGAGATGGCACGTTGATCGCCCATGAAGCCAACCATAAGTTAATCTCCAGCGAAGGTAGACAGGCGGATTTAGAGAAGTTGGTGGCAGCGGCGGTGGCGGATAAACCTAAGAACCAATAA
- a CDS encoding Gfo/Idh/MocA family oxidoreductase, which yields MSNTTPLRTVIVGCGMISAGGYQPRCQAYPHLIELVGYYDQDEARASALAERNGGRVYKSLDEVLNDANVEAIVNLTLHISHYPVSLAALKAGKHVYSEKPISIRTDEANELVETAEAMGLKLACAPSAILGYVQQNVWQRIREGEIGDVISSIGNFGGPLEHWHPSADAFLMHAGPFRDVAPYPLTTMTTMIAPVKTVHGFARVAVPKRVLTQGPRQGTEFEINEKDHGFAVLEFDVSQKGGAHGFIYHSFTVASGIPPYEIHGTEGGFSLQAHDDGRGIKKFTPSGGWQDEPSPPKAFTGLDWGKGVADFADAIRSDRNPRCNGAQARHALEVCERIIESSDAGKPVDVVSRFPAPQPVGDVAPWEDA from the coding sequence ATGTCCAATACAACTCCACTCCGCACGGTAATTGTCGGATGCGGTATGATATCCGCAGGCGGCTATCAACCCCGTTGCCAAGCGTACCCACATCTCATTGAATTGGTTGGCTACTATGATCAAGACGAGGCGCGTGCCTCAGCATTGGCAGAACGGAACGGCGGTCGTGTTTACAAATCGCTTGACGAAGTCCTAAATGACGCAAACGTAGAGGCGATTGTAAATTTGACGCTTCACATCTCTCACTATCCGGTTTCGTTGGCGGCACTGAAGGCAGGGAAGCACGTCTATTCTGAAAAGCCAATTTCCATCCGTACAGACGAAGCGAACGAACTCGTGGAAACAGCGGAAGCGATGGGTTTAAAACTCGCGTGCGCACCATCGGCGATTCTCGGCTATGTTCAGCAGAACGTCTGGCAACGCATACGTGAAGGTGAAATCGGTGATGTCATCTCTTCAATCGGCAACTTCGGAGGTCCCTTAGAACACTGGCATCCGAGTGCTGATGCGTTTCTCATGCATGCCGGTCCGTTCCGGGATGTTGCCCCTTATCCGCTAACAACGATGACGACCATGATCGCCCCAGTGAAAACTGTGCATGGCTTTGCACGAGTCGCTGTTCCGAAACGGGTGCTAACCCAAGGACCACGCCAAGGCACTGAGTTTGAGATAAATGAGAAAGATCACGGGTTTGCCGTGCTTGAATTCGACGTTTCACAAAAAGGGGGCGCACACGGATTCATCTATCACAGTTTTACTGTCGCTTCCGGGATTCCGCCCTATGAGATTCACGGCACAGAAGGCGGATTCTCACTTCAGGCGCACGATGACGGACGTGGTATCAAGAAATTTACCCCGTCAGGCGGATGGCAAGATGAACCCTCGCCGCCGAAAGCCTTCACTGGATTAGATTGGGGCAAAGGAGTCGCCGATTTCGCAGACGCAATCAGATCCGACCGAAACCCACGTTGTAACGGCGCGCAAGCACGGCACGCATTAGAGGTCTGTGAACGGATAATCGAATCCTCGGATGCAGGCAAGCCTGTTGATGTTGTAAGCCGCTTCCCCGCACCACAGCCGGTTGGCGATGTGGCACCGTGGGAAGATGCGTAG
- a CDS encoding NAD(+)/NADH kinase yields the protein MKKIKNVGLFVNTTKENAAGVVEGVSVWLKERGITPLLPEEQAVELELPQTGISKTAMVEQADVLLVLGGDGTLLSAAHTPQIENVPILAINIGTLGFLTDASLDELYPTLSALLTGAYRIEHRMMLEVVVNGFQAQADQDLQSPEDISPTNGLGWTDEKNRSRQTKLTEPQGTLKKSFRAFALNDVVIRHYTRLIELDAYVDGELFIPYNADGLIIATPSGSTGYSLSCAGTIISPQLEAILLTPIAPHSLTVRPFIADGNAEITVKMRAAYQNVDVFVDGQRETHSLTAGAVIKVERAERTIQLIRSQHHSYYRALREKLMLGEGIKRA from the coding sequence ATGAAAAAAATAAAAAACGTCGGCTTATTTGTCAATACCACCAAAGAGAACGCAGCGGGTGTCGTCGAAGGTGTGTCTGTATGGCTGAAGGAACGGGGTATTACGCCACTTCTACCGGAGGAACAAGCTGTTGAATTAGAACTGCCCCAAACCGGTATCTCCAAAACCGCGATGGTAGAGCAGGCAGATGTGCTTCTCGTTCTTGGCGGAGATGGGACACTATTGAGCGCAGCCCATACGCCACAGATTGAAAATGTACCTATCTTGGCGATCAATATCGGGACGCTTGGGTTTCTGACGGATGCATCCCTTGACGAACTCTATCCGACGCTGAGCGCGCTTTTGACAGGTGCCTATCGTATAGAACATCGAATGATGTTAGAGGTTGTGGTGAACGGTTTCCAAGCCCAAGCAGACCAAGATTTACAAAGTCCAGAAGATATAAGCCCAACCAACGGGCTGGGCTGGACAGACGAAAAAAATCGTTCTCGCCAAACCAAACTGACCGAACCGCAAGGAACATTAAAAAAGTCGTTTCGGGCTTTTGCACTCAACGACGTTGTCATTCGGCACTATACACGTCTCATAGAATTAGACGCGTATGTTGATGGCGAACTCTTTATACCGTATAACGCCGATGGGTTAATCATCGCAACGCCGAGCGGTTCGACCGGCTATTCGCTTTCGTGTGCTGGCACTATCATTTCTCCACAATTGGAGGCGATTCTGCTAACGCCGATTGCGCCACATAGTTTAACGGTGCGTCCATTCATCGCTGATGGCAACGCGGAGATAACCGTCAAGATGCGCGCCGCATATCAGAATGTAGATGTTTTCGTAGACGGTCAACGTGAGACACACAGCCTCACCGCCGGAGCGGTCATAAAAGTGGAGAGAGCAGAACGGACAATTCAACTGATACGGTCACAACACCATAGTTACTACAGAGCCTTGCGTGAAAAACTAATGTTAGGTGAAGGCATCAAACGCGCCTGA
- a CDS encoding sugar phosphate isomerase/epimerase — MKLGVSTYSYWHFKPERVPIEHVIEEAARLELDGVEILHQQMASEANPYLQKLKRLAFIHGLDLYALSIHQGFVSPDEATRQKNINHTIHCIRLAHELGIPAIRLNSGRWGTAPSFDELMKTEGQEPTLPGHTEDEAFAWVIASIEKCLPDAEKYGVILGLENHWGLTCTPEGVNRIVSAFDSEWLKVTMDCGNFLSDPYQKLEQIADEAVLVHAKTYYGGGEWYTLELDYAKIGNILKDVGFQGYISIEFEGKADAHIGVPQSVAMLRDALP, encoded by the coding sequence ATGAAACTCGGTGTATCCACTTACTCCTATTGGCATTTCAAGCCTGAACGCGTTCCCATCGAGCACGTCATTGAGGAAGCCGCGCGGCTTGAACTCGATGGCGTTGAAATCCTACATCAACAGATGGCATCGGAAGCGAATCCGTATCTTCAGAAACTCAAACGGCTCGCCTTCATTCATGGACTTGATCTCTACGCACTCTCCATCCATCAAGGCTTCGTTTCGCCAGACGAGGCAACACGACAAAAAAACATCAATCATACCATCCATTGCATCCGATTAGCACACGAACTCGGTATCCCGGCGATTCGTCTCAACTCAGGGCGGTGGGGTACTGCTCCCTCTTTCGACGAATTGATGAAAACCGAAGGGCAAGAGCCAACACTCCCTGGACACACAGAAGATGAGGCATTTGCGTGGGTAATTGCTTCCATCGAAAAATGTCTTCCAGATGCCGAAAAATACGGGGTTATCCTCGGACTTGAAAACCACTGGGGATTGACATGCACGCCTGAAGGTGTCAATCGTATCGTCTCTGCTTTCGATTCAGAATGGTTGAAGGTGACAATGGACTGTGGCAATTTCCTCTCAGATCCATACCAAAAACTGGAACAGATCGCCGATGAAGCGGTGCTTGTTCACGCCAAAACCTATTACGGTGGTGGTGAATGGTATACATTAGAGTTGGACTATGCTAAAATAGGCAACATTCTAAAAGATGTCGGATTTCAGGGATACATATCCATTGAATTTGAAGGGAAGGCGGATGCACACATCGGGGTTCCACAGAGCGTGGCGATGCTCCGCGATGCCCTCCCCTGA